The Candidatus Caldatribacterium sp. genome contains the following window.
CCTGGGGCCGGGGCAATTCTTGCTTCTCTGGAGCGGGCTTCGGGTTGTACCGCCCGAGTCATAGGGAAACCTTCGCCCGAGATTCTTCGATTTACCCTCAACGCTCTTGGCTTTCGTCCTGAAGAGACTGCCATTGTTGGGGATCGTATTGACACAGATGTCCTTTTGGGTAAGAATTGTGGTGTGTCGACCATCCTTGTTCTGACAGGCGTCACAAAAAGCGAAGAAGTGCTTGCCTCTCCAGCGAAACCAGATGTAGTTGTGGGGACACTTCGAGAACTGCAGAGTCTTCTGAATCTCTAAGAGGTGAAAGCCATGGAATGGAAGCCTCAGGTGGAGATTTACGACACCACTTTGCGTGATGGCTCCCAGATGGAGGGCGTCAACTTCTCCCTTCAGGATAAACTCCGCATCACCGAAAAGCTTGACGAAATGGGATTCCACTACATCGAGGGAGGGTGGCCGGGAGCCAACCCTAAGGATGTGGCATTTTTTCGGGAAGTTCGAAAGCTCTCCTTGAAAAATGCTAAAATCTGTGCCTTTGGGAGCACTCGGCGGGCAGACAATCCTGTAGAAGAGGATCGGAACATTCGTCTTCTCCTTGAGTCAGAGGCCCCTGTTGTTACAATCTTTGGGAAGTCCTGGACGCTCCATGTGACTGAGGCTCTGAAAACCACTCTTGATGAGAACCTCCGCATGATTGAGGATTCGGTGTCATACCTCAGAAAGCAAGGTCGTGAGGTTATCTACGATGCAGAGCATTTCTTCGACGGATTCAAAGCGGATCCGGAATATGCCTTGAAAACGCTTCAAGTTGCCTGGGAAGCGGGAGCCCGAATTCTCGTTCTCTGCGACACGAACGGAGGCACCCTGCCTCATGAAGTCGAAGCGATCATGCAGGTTGTTTGTGAGCGCCTTGGCAGAGACGTTCCCCTTGGTATTCACGCCCACAACGACAGTGGGGTGGCAGTGGCAAATAGCATCACTGCGGTCCGGATGGGAGCAGTTCAGGTCCAGGGAACGGTCAATGGTTACGGGGAACGCTGCGGGAATGCCAATCTCTGTACGGTGATTCCCAATCTCTGGTTCAAGATGCGCATTGCCTCGATCCCTGAGGAGAAAATTCGTAAACTCTTTGAGCTCTCCCACTTTGTGAGTGAAATAGCAAATCTCCGTCATGATGACCACCAGCCTTACGTGGGACGAAGTGCTTTCACTCACAAGGGCGGTATTCACGCCAGTGCCATTCTCCGCCACCCGGCTACGTACGAGCACGTGCCTCCTGAGGCAGTTGGAAACCAGAGGAGAATCCTTGTCTCCGATCAGGCGGGAAAGAGCAACATC
Protein-coding sequences here:
- a CDS encoding citramalate synthase — encoded protein: MEWKPQVEIYDTTLRDGSQMEGVNFSLQDKLRITEKLDEMGFHYIEGGWPGANPKDVAFFREVRKLSLKNAKICAFGSTRRADNPVEEDRNIRLLLESEAPVVTIFGKSWTLHVTEALKTTLDENLRMIEDSVSYLRKQGREVIYDAEHFFDGFKADPEYALKTLQVAWEAGARILVLCDTNGGTLPHEVEAIMQVVCERLGRDVPLGIHAHNDSGVAVANSITAVRMGAVQVQGTVNGYGERCGNANLCTVIPNLWFKMRIASIPEEKIRKLFELSHFVSEIANLRHDDHQPYVGRSAFTHKGGIHASAILRHPATYEHVPPEAVGNQRRILVSDQAGKSNIVYRAREMGIDLDPKDPRVDALVQRIKEAENYGYQFEGADASFEILLRKALGEEVKFFDLEGFRVIVEKRGGENTITEATVKVRVNEDVVHTVAEGDGPVHALDNALRKALEGLYPALRKIRLSDYKVRVLSEKEGTAAKIRVLVQSTDGENVWGTVGVSTDIIEASWEALVDSVRYGLWKKLRKRT